Within Telopea speciosissima isolate NSW1024214 ecotype Mountain lineage chromosome 8, Tspe_v1, whole genome shotgun sequence, the genomic segment TATCCCAATGCAAATTATCCAAAGAACAATGATTAAcgaaaaaaggaaataaatgacATAAGACATGAAACGAAGGATGCCCCAGACAACGGTGCCACTGCTGGTGCTAAGAGAACTTTCTGCCCGAATAAGAGTGTGAGCAGAGACTGGAGGAGATGAAACTGGAAGGCCCGGATCCAAGTAATAAAATCTATCCCGCACCCTACCATAATATCCAATCGCTGCCCCTATCGCAaggtcttgaaaaacacaatgagtagaaTAAAAATGAACACAACAGTTAAGGTCAGTAGCAAACCGAtaaatggaaagcaaattagcaCATAAattgggaacatgaagaacagaggacaaagagatGGTAGGATAATAAGAAATAGTGCCTTTACCAGAAAgtgaagaaagggaaccatcggcAACACGGACCTTAACCTTATCCGAACAAGGGAGATATGTATGGAATAGGTCTGAAGTACTAGTCATATGGTCTGAGGCTCCAGAATAAGGAAGCCAGGAATGACTAGACTAAGAAGAAGCGAAGAAAATACTTGAATAGGCTAAATGAGAAGCAGGTGAGGTAGAAGATGCATGGTAGGAGATGCAGTACCGAGTTGAGTCATCATACGTTAGAGCACAACAAGTTGTTATGTGGAGAAGGGAGATGTACCAGTAGAGGCATCAGTAGTCTTCGTCAAACGAGCCTAGGGGCAAGAAGAACCGGATTTGCCACCATGCCCTCCCCCTTTAGGaagaccatgaagcttccaataGGTCTCCCTGTTATGACGTGGTCGGACACAATAGTCACATTTAACTAGCTCACGTATGAAGACAGTTTTAGTGACAGCACCAGCAATATCCACAGATAGAGAGGGGTGTGGAGTAGTGACAAGAGCAGACCGAGTAGGGACAGTAGGGGGCATCATGACAGAACGATGATGATCCTCATGATAAATCATATTATAAGCCTCGAGAAGCATAGGGAATGTGCCTTTGCTCAAGACCTGAATGCGGATCTGATCATATTCCGAGTTGAGGCTAGTAAGGAAATCATAAACTTGTTTCATTTCATGTTCCTTGGCGAATGTGGCTGCATCAGAGGTGCAGATCATGGGAACCGGGTGATAGAAGTCCAGTTGCTGCCACAAAGTAGTGATGGCAGAATAACATGCAGAAACAGATAATTCCCATTGAGTAGTTTTGCGAACCTAACATCAAATCTCATAAATTTATACATAGTTACTTATAAGTGTTCTTTACAGCATCCTATAACTCCTTGGCTGAATTTAGAAGAACAAAGCTGGGACCAATGAATGGCTCCATAGAGTTCAACAGAAAAGACATGATCAGTGCATCATTAGCTAACTAGTTATCTTTAGCAGGGGCTTCAGTTGGAAGAGGAGTGATATAGGTAGAAGCATGAAGAGGAGAAGGACCAAAATAGAAGTCAgaaaaaagttactgttcacatgaacagtgttgtgGTGGGCCCAACTTAGATTATATGTGCTTCAATTTTCCAATATTCTAGAAGCTTTGGACAGCAAGACACTCAAGGATCGATGGGACAGCTTCTAGaagattttgtttccttttagttaTTTCAGTCCTTATTAGTCGACCCCATTAGTTGGTCTTTATTATGTGTTTCCATTGTTTGTATTCACCCCTCTTCGATACCTAGCGCAGAATataggcagttaagaagcagtACACAGTTAAAAAGGGTCAATGCCCTAGAGATTTGTGTTGATgttgtttccccccccccccctcctttttccttctttttaccTATTTCCTCttataggatccatgtagcccacccccattaagttgggataaggcttggatGTCGTTGTTGATGTATTAGTCTTACCTAAATTAGAGTTTTGATTTGCTTAGCTGAGTTAGAGTTTCTATTCTATTTACCTTGTAATTTGGTTCCATTTCTTGTAACCCAAGTCTCAACCTTATAAGggactttctaatttatttgtttctatttttagggCTCAACACTTGAGCTTATATCTTGTACTGCCCTAAGAGGCCACCCAACGATTTGATGATGAATGAAATATTGCTTTTATGCAACTTTGTGTCCTGGTGAGaggatgaagggctgagagagccgaccCTATCCCGCTTTctatcttctatcttcttctccttcccttactcGATCCCCTGCTGTTCCTGCTACCTTGAGACTGCAATCTGCTGCTGCACCTACATCTTTGAAGAGCTGAATCAATCCCCAATCATCAACAAGACTGCTGCTGCTTCACACCACAAAATAAAGGACATCTACATACTTTTGGCTACatcaaccttctatttttgcTGCTGATTCGAAGCCTCTGATCTCAGCACCCTTTTTTCCAATTGGGGTGAGTTTTGGAGGGTTGTTTCAGGGCCACAGGAGCTCCACTCGATCAGCCTTTGAAGGCTTTCAGACCTCAGATTTGAGAGATCTAATAAATCTCCCAAACCAGTAGCCGATTGCCTTGACCATCATTTCAATACTGCTGCAACTTCAGGCCTTCCTTCGATCCTAGTTTGGCACCAAACTGTTGCCTGGTTTGCTTAGTTCTGCTTACCTTCTAATTTCTGGTTTCAGGCTTTCAGCCTAAACTAggcttgggtttgggaattagtTGCTGCTTGAATTTCATTATATTGTGGGTATTATTGGGGTAGGTTATCTCTAATCTAGCCTTACATTAGGGTGTCAACAGTAAGGTACCCCGAAAAATGGTTATCAACAGGGCGACTCAAATTGCCACTCCCAGAACCAAGAGAAGTATGGGAACTGTCCGTCATAGAGCCGGGTAAAGAAACACCATAAGTTGGGGAAGAAATACCTCACAGGAGACCATCAGAGCACATGAACAGGGCTAAAGGGGGGAAACCATGTAGTGAGCAGCAGCAAAGAAGGACTGGAAAAGCCGACAGTAGCAGCGGCAGCCTAAAGAAGGGCCAACACACCAGGTGGAGGCCCCTGGGGTATCTGCGAGTGACATCAACGGAAGGCGGAGCCCTAGGAAGGGACAGCAGGGGCAGGCAGAGCCTTGAGAGAGCTGATAGGGGGCAGGTGGAGCCCTGGTAGGGCTGACAGGGGCAGGCAGAGCCCTGAGAGGGCCGACAGGAGCAGGCGGGGCCCCTGGAAAGGGCGACGGGCCAGGCAGACGGCCTGGAAGAGCCTTCAGGCAGCGGTAATAGCAGGCGGTACCCCTAGAAGGGGCTGATGAACCAGGCGGATGTCTTGGGAGGACCGACAAGTAGCGGCTGGGCTGGCGAGAGGCCAGGCAAGAGCCGAGGAGGTTCGGCAGGAGCCGACAAGATTCGGCGGgatgaaaaaaaaccctagacgAGGCGAGAGGAGCCGTTGGAGTGGCAGTGATGGTGAACAGCAGGGCAGTGGTGGTGTCTCTGGAATGAAGTATAGGCACTATGACAGCGGTAGGGTTGGTAGTCAGTGGTCAGCGATGGTTATCGTGGTGCGACATGCGTTAACACATGTTCAGTCAACCATGCTAAACCAAGAGGCCGAAGCCTTGGCGGAGGCAGCGGAAAACCtttgtaaagaaaaagaaaaaaaatacccaaaaaaggaTTGGGCTCTGATATCAAGTTGAGAGAGACGAGAGAAAGAAtggagaatgatttggcttatCAGATATGACAAAGGtcattcttatttataataaggacAACGGTTACGAATAAGGTATGATAGCTAGGGCTGAGTTATAACACAGTCATAGGCCTTAGATCACATACGATGAATCTAGACAGTTATCCTTAACATAATCCAGTACAGCAGAAACTCTAAACGCATTAATACAAAGATAAACAATAGGACAAACaaccaaaaggaaaagtaaGCAAGCCTGTAGAGGTGTTCAGATATGATGTACCACCAGGCCAGTATGCACTAGCCACAAGCCGCTGGCACCAGGTCTCCCAGAGAagtggagaagatgaaggggtTGTTGCTCTGTTGTTGAGAAAAGCCCTAGGCGGGTTTTCATAAAGTACAACGAGAAAAGGGGAGGGAACAGGTCTTTGACGTCAGGTCTCGCAAAGAAAAGGCAAGACACAAGAAAGGCGcacagagagaaaaaaaaaaaaaaggggggggttGCTACAAAAGACGACGACCAGAAATTTCTCCCAGAGTAGTGGAAAAGATGCAAGCGAAGGGACCGCTGCTGGTGTTGAAATCCTCTTCAACTTGGGCCGCTAAAAATACTATGTAGCAGCAGATCGGACGAATTATATCAGCACAACGGAAGGGGCCGGCAGATCAAGCCTTTGTTCAGGGTTCAGAGCAATAAACGAAAATGCTAACCCCACTATAATTTCTGTTGGTTCTCGAGGTTTTCAGCTGGAAGATGTCAAGAAGTTTCAGAACCTGCAAAAAAAAGAGACGTTATCAATGGTTTCTGCAATTCACAGGCGGAATGATTGCCACTTGACAAGGAAATCCTCTTCAACAAGGGGCAGGGGCCGCTGCTGGTGTTGAAATCCTCTTCATTAGTAAGTAGGAGATGAGATGCACGGACAACAGGTCTCCCAGAGGAGTTAGAGAAGATGAAGGGGCTGCTGCTCAAAAGATCGATTGACTGTTGACGGGTTGCAGGGTCTGGTGTCAAATTTGATTCATTGGTTGGTGGAGACAGTGAGAAGGACTGTCAGACACAAGACCCTTCCATTATACCAAGCTTATAGCCATCTAAAAATAGACTAGAATattcatttcttatttataataatataaaataaatataaataagaaataaaatagttCCAACTCTTCCATTTCGAGGTAACTTAAACTGCGCAAAAGTCCATTGTTAAAACTGACAGCATCCCAAGATACTACATACTAAGCTAAGTTTATTGAACGTTCAAATTACACTTTAAACGAGACTTTACTCATCGATTTCAATCTTTCTTAATAAATGTCAATTGAATTGACTCCTTAAATCTCAACGATTGAATATGAATGGGCTATTATGATTTCGAACAAGCCGTCATGGTGAAAATGGTAGACACGCTGCTCTTAGGAAGCAGTGCTAGAGCATCTCAGTTCAAGTCCGAGAGATGGcatcttctaaaaaaaatctaCGAACAAGACAAGCCACAGAAAAAATGggcaaacaaataaaataaacccaaaacccaacctgaaatccaaaataaataataaaaaaaaaaagagtaaatatatgcaacaataaacaaaagaacaaaTAGATGAAACACTAGataaatgaaaatgaaatagaTGAACAGTTCATAAATAAGAATGAAAGGGTTTTATGATTTTACTCAACAGCTAACAAAATCGATAGCAAGAATAGTAATCTGTAACGTAAAGAAATAAGATCTAACCAAAACAGAGAATTCTGCCTGTCATACATGAGAATAAATTAACATTACATACCTATTGTATCAGTTTGCTAGGCATATGAAGTACAAAAGCACCTTCGGTGCAGGGGAATAAGCCACTCCAGGTCTAGGCCGTCAGTGATACCCAAAAGCCACTCATGCAACAAACTTTCTCAACAAATTCAGCTTTCTTGAAATTCCAGACATCCATGACAATGATTACACCAACCTAACCAGATATAGTGCACTCAGTACCTCTCACTCAGGCTTTCCATGCAGCAATTCAGGGACAGTACAAGAAAAGAGTGGTAGAGGACCAAAAGTACCCACTTTGTGGTGTTGATGCTCCCAATGATCCATTCCTTTCTTCTACGAAACAGCTTCAGAAGAATAATGGGAATGACAGAACTTGACATCTTCACCTCATATTTACCAGTTGGGAGAGTGATTCAAGCACATATGCAGAACACGAAATTGTATCTGGGTTTCACCAGAGATAAATGCTTGTTGAAGACTATAAAGAAGAAATTATCATCCTAATTGCAGTATGATGATCAGCAAATGAGGCAGCTGCAGGTTATCTAGAGACATTATGACAGCAAAGGATCGACAGATGTGACATGTTTTGGGCACCACAAGTACCTGGGATAacgcttagttgagttgagttgaggaTCACTAGCTTTAAAGTTAGCAGCGAGTGTTCCCAAATTGAACAGCTCTGAAATGAGGTAGCCGGTGGTAGCATTCCCATCCAAGAGAAAAACACATACCTAACTCAGATACCCAAAAACTGCAAACCATTTTGGCAGAGTATGCACAGGCaatatttttcttcaatttgcaAAACCTTTGGCGAAGTATGATCTATgcaaattgaaaataaacactGAACTTGATAATGGATAAAACAGATCAGTTCTTTTTAACGAGAGCTTAGAAGGTATCAGTAAATCATCCATCTGATTTAGACTTCAGAAACTCAATCCTTATACAAAATCAGCACCACGTGTTGTGACTTGTAAGATCTTTCAGTTTATAGAATTGTCCAAACATCCACAAGTTTAGGGACATTTACTTTGAAGGACATGGCATTTGGTTTAACATTTACATACAAACTCGTAATCAGCACCACATGTTATGACAAGGTAAACACTATGAAAGCTGAATTTGGAAGATCAGTTTCTGAACTCATTCTTGTAAGATTCTTCCATGGAACACTTCACAAATTTTTCCACCTTCATCAGACCAAACTTTAAAGAATCATCCTTTTAGGTGGTGCTTAAGATCCTTCCATTCATGCATATGCAGAATCACTAATTGTCCTTGTCATCCACCAAGAATTATGTCAGATCCCAGGTGCCATCTCAAAATCATGAAATGGAAAATCATTTATGACAGAGTTTGAATATCCATAGTTTAGATTCTTGTCTTCCAAATCATGTCATACACTCATTTCACCAGAAATTTCTAAGCCTTGCTCTCCAACGCAAGACTGCTACCAATAATCCCCACAGGAGCAGTATCCTTCTCGGAAATGGTGGAATCGGCTGCGGTCTCTAATAATCACCTCTCGGTTATAGACTCCTGAAAGAATCTTTGCAAAATTATGGCAATCAACACAGATTCGAAGGTTCTTAGCCACTCTGATTGTTGTGCCAGGTGGAGTTGCCAGAACTCCAAAAGCAATGGCCAGCTTCTCACTGTGATAAGACAAAGCATTCCCCTTCTCTTCCATACCAAGATTGTGAAGTTCAGCTGACATATCAGCAACATAACCTGCAATCTTAAGTTGCTTTCCTATCTCATCCAGCATCTCATAAATCTCCACCTTCCTTGGATGTGAATCATCATCTACCACAAACTCATTAACTTTTCCACTCAATTCAATTGTACTGCAGCCAGGTGTGGTTTGGattcccttctccttcatcaacctcctcatctctgctaccaTCTCCCAGCAACCAGATGAAGCATAAATATTTAATAGTAATACATAATCCCCAGCTTCTTGCCCTTTCAACTCAATCAAATGCTCAATAACACGCTTTCCAAGTTCAACATGGCCATGGATTCTGCAAGCCCCTAATAGAGTCCTCCAAATTGTTGGATCTGGTTTGAACACCATTGAATTTATAAGGTTGTAGGCCTGATCAAGCAAACCTGCACGACCCAAGAGATCAACCATGCACCCGTAATGATGGATGTTTGGCACTAACCCAAACTCTGTTCTCATACGATCAAAGAAATCCAGACCTTGATCAACCAAACCACCATGACTACAAGCAGAAAGGACTCCTGTGAAAGTCTGATCATCAGGGAGAACTCCATTTCTTTGCATCTCTTCAAAAGTTACGATGGCTTGTCTTTCATGACCATTCATTGCCATCCCAGAAATCATAGCACTCCAGGTAACCACATTCCTCTCGGACATCCCTTGGAACACTAGGAAGGCCTTGTCCATACATCCGCACCGTGAATACATTGCAATAAGGGAATTTTGAAGATTGACAGCATTTCCATAGCCATTTTCATTGATGAAACTATGAATCTTCTCACCAAATTCCAAAGCACCCAAATGTGCACACGCctggaggagaagaagacaagtgACATCATCCGGTTCAGACCCATATGGTGGACTCTGCATGACATTGAAGAGGCCGAAAGCATCTCCGGTGCGACCATTGCGAGTGTAGCATGATATCAAAACGTTCCAAGCAACGGTATCAGGATGAGACATTTCGTTGAACACTTGGCAGGCCTCATGACCATTCTCACAAGTAGCATAGAACCCCATCAAAGTAGTGAGCAGGAGACGATCGGATTGGTGCCCATCTCGCAAAATCCGCGCATGGATCTGTCTACCACCATTAAGAGACGAAATCCGAGTACATGACTTGAGAGCAAAGGAAGACGACAAGGGGTTTGGAGAGACACCTCGCTCTCGCATTTGGTTGTAAAAGAAAAGGCCCTGGGCAGGTGAATCACTCTGTGAGTGTGTTCTTATCATTATGTTATAGTGGGAAGTTGTGGGTTTCAATATTTGAGAGAAAATTTTGCGGGAGTAGCGAAGGTCTCGATATGGGGAGAGGGCGGCTAAAGACAGGAATTCGGTTGAGATGCTGAGTTCTTGAATGAGGAATGTACTGATGATGTGGGCGTGAATTTGGAGCAAACGGTCCTTCGTTGAACATGATTTTATAATGGCAATTACGCGTTGGATTGCGTTCTCAGAGCCACCGAATAGTTCTTTTCTCTGCTGTTGCTGTGGTTGTCGTCGATTATCCTTTATTGGTGCTTTTGGAAGGCGTCCTTGGTGTTGGTTTTCCTTTAATGCTGTGAGTGTGGAATAAGAAGAGATGCAGAAACGGTGACGGAGATTATTAGTATTGGTGATAAGGTGTCGGGACCGAAGGATGTTTGAAAAAAgcattctctcttctttaccGCCAACGTGACATTCCCTCTTGGTATAATAAGCTTGAAGCAGCAAAGTAACACCGGCTGCCGGGCCACTGACCGTTCATATGCTATGCCTGTGGTTGATTACCGTAGAGCTGTAGGCTTAAGGGTGTCATAATCGAACCGGAACCAACGGTTTACAATCGAACCGATTGAACCGCAGAAAAAAAATGAtccattttgattttataggttctctttTTGGTTCGGCTTTTATTTGCACCGTAAAAGCGCGGCTCTAAACCGAATAGAAAACGATAGCTCTTACTCGAATACTATCTCATGCAttaattggattaattaataatataataattaatttaataaataacaaTTATTGACACAAACTTGAATAAAGTTTTCTGATTCTGACTCATCTTTCAGAAAAACCTAGTGCCTCGACCTTGTCAAACCCGGTCAAGGCGAgtctcatttttatttatttttttaatacaataaatatgtaaaattagtaaaaaatcagaatagtacaaaaaaatatgggaaaaaaccaaataaaataatgaatcacatatcaatgcattttgagtttataccaccgaacaagagaagggagtcaaagagttgaggatttcttactgttttagaatacatatttaatattttactcaactcaaatGTTAAGTGAATCAgctttatgtatttttttttcaatgactAGACTTGTCGAGTTTATCATGATTAGGGTAAATATAcaaagtcttatttgactcgaaAGATTTATGACCGAGTCTCGTTATTTTTTACCCTGACCTAGTCTACACAACTCTTTAttaggttttccaaaattttgactcgactcgggcGACTCACTATAGTCAAAACTCGATTTTTCAAATATgatttgaaacataaaataagtaaaatgttttgggttaactatatattatctcttttttttatgaaactatatattatatttgttcagGTACGAATTGAAAATGATGGATGATGTTAAAACGGATTATCTAGGGGTGTAAGTATGGCCTTGTTAACTCAAGCACACCTTGGCCCACCCTGAGCTCGAATAGGGCCTAGGCTGGATTTttaaccctgagggcgggttagggttgaaatctTTAGGCCCTGGGTTAGGGTCATgctgggccaaggttgaggccttgggctaacCCAGCTTGGCCCAACCCGACTCTGTGTCAGGTtgtgctttacaatttattgtttatattttaCAATGTTTTAGCATctaattatccattgatttacccacaccaaaaaaaaaagagaaaagaataattTATCTATTGAAGGaaaatatttacatttttaAGATTGTGCTAAATTTTTTAACCCAAGGAAaaatctaatagtcaattgagtatgaatcaaaccaatacccaatcacatgtgtctcGTTTTTTGAATGCATATGATGacgtaaatggcaaaaaagcaAGGCAAGTCAGGGCCAACGAAGTCCTAACAAAttttagggtcaatcagggctaaCTCAACCCAGGGCTAACTCAACCCAGTCCGGCTCgatcagggtcaattagggcTGGCCCAGGCTGGGGTGAGCCCAATAGGGTTTGGGTCTAGGTTGAGATATATCAGCTTGACCTAGGACCGGATTGGGCTTAGGTTGAGTTAAGACAACTCAGGgatgggctagggttttaacaaacccggcccaacctggCCCTAATTCACCCCTAGGATTAACAAAACCATATTCactaatagaagaaatagtttgtttatcatgtgagagtgaagataaaaaaatgaaaaaacaaagaatagaaaagaaaaaaaacgacGGGTGAAgatgagtttttatttttattttttatcatatagGCATGGGAAATATGATAAATCAGGGAGATCGagagagaatggggaaacaAGGGAATATAAACGCTTTGAAAACCAAGGTTGTCTTCGTTACTGTTTTCTAAAACTGACACTATGCAAAATGCATGTAAACCGAATAAAAATCGATAAAACCAAACCATATGCTaaacgattctgattttgactgattcctatccggttcgattttgatttcatctTATCAAAATATAAACCGCCGCAATCGGTTAGACGGGGAAATGGCAGCCAGAGGTCGAGCTTCGCATCCCATCTGCTGATCCAAAGGCGAAAGGAGGCCTGCAACCTGTAAGCGCTCTCTCCCGCCCTCTATTTCTGTCTATA encodes:
- the LOC122672078 gene encoding uncharacterized protein LOC122672078 is translated as MTDSSHTSLGSGSGNLSRPVDNHFSGYLTVDTLISSLVDDWGLIQLFKDVGAAADCSLKVAGTAGDRVRKTTQWELSVSACYSAITTLWQQLDFYHPVPMICTSDAATFAKEHEMKQVYDFLTSLNSEYDQIRIQVLSKGTFPMLLEAYNMIYHEDHHRSVMMPPTVPTRSALVTTPHPSLSVDIAGAVTKTVFIRELVKCDYCVRPRHNRETYWKLHGLPKGGGHGGKSGSSCP
- the LOC122670365 gene encoding pentatricopeptide repeat-containing protein At3g47530, which encodes MLFSNILRSRHLITNTNNLRHRFCISSYSTLTALKENQHQGRLPKAPIKDNRRQPQQQQRKELFGGSENAIQRVIAIIKSCSTKDRLLQIHAHIISTFLIQELSISTEFLSLAALSPYRDLRYSRKIFSQILKPTTSHYNIMIRTHSQSDSPAQGLFFYNQMRERGVSPNPLSSSFALKSCTRISSLNGGRQIHARILRDGHQSDRLLLTTLMGFYATCENGHEACQVFNEMSHPDTVAWNVLISCYTRNGRTGDAFGLFNVMQSPPYGSEPDDVTCLLLLQACAHLGALEFGEKIHSFINENGYGNAVNLQNSLIAMYSRCGCMDKAFLVFQGMSERNVVTWSAMISGMAMNGHERQAIVTFEEMQRNGVLPDDQTFTGVLSACSHGGLVDQGLDFFDRMRTEFGLVPNIHHYGCMVDLLGRAGLLDQAYNLINSMVFKPDPTIWRTLLGACRIHGHVELGKRVIEHLIELKGQEAGDYVLLLNIYASSGCWEMVAEMRRLMKEKGIQTTPGCSTIELSGKVNEFVVDDDSHPRKVEIYEMLDEIGKQLKIAGYVADMSAELHNLGMEEKGNALSYHSEKLAIAFGVLATPPGTTIRVAKNLRICVDCHNFAKILSGVYNREVIIRDRSRFHHFREGYCSCGDYW